CATCGGCTGAGTCAGAGCGCGCAGAAGCTTGGTTCCCGGAGGCGACGGTTAAATCGCCTTGGGCCATGAATTCGACCTGCTCGTTGAGGCGAGTGATGGGACGAATGAGCCGTCTGGCGGCAAAGGCTCCTGCTGCGCAGGTAAGAACTAGAATGATTAGGCTAAGACCGATGGAGATGAAGGTAAAGGCGGATAGTTTAGCCGTTACTTCTTCTTTCGGAACTTCCAGAGCCAAGCTCCAGCTTGTACCTTCGATGGGGGCGTACGCCAGATAATGAGAGCCGCCGACGGCGTCATATTGGCCTAGGCCTTCTTCGCCGCGGGTCATTTTTTCGCCAAGCGCTTTTATTGAGGCAGGGATGGCTTCGTCTTTCAACAGATTTTGCTTCATGACTTTTTCCTTATCAGGATGGCTGATTAAAAGACCGTCTTTTTGGATCATGAAAGCAAAGCCGCTTTGGGCAAACCGAATTTCTCCAAGACGTTTCATCAAGGTATCTACGGTCAGGGTGCCGCCGATAACGCCGGTGATTTGGCCGTTTTTCTTGATCGGTGCGACGATAGAGATAACCGTCTTTCCTTCGACTTTGGAAATAATGGGGTCTGTAATCAAGGGCTTGCCAGTACTCATGACTTGCTTGAAATAAGCCCGGTCGGCAATGTTCGTACGGTCGCCGGTAGAATGAATCGCTCGTCCTTGGGTATCAACCAGCCAGAAACGTAAAAAGTTCGGATTGCGTTTGGCTTCTTCCCGTAAGAAGGCTAGAGCGGCATCGGTATCGCCGTTAACAATACTGGGCATCGTTGAGAGGAGCGAGACTTCCTGTTCGCTGGCGTTTAACCATAAGCTGACTTCTTTGGCATAGCCTGTGGACTGCTCGACTAATAACTCTTCGGCATCGTTGATTAAAATACTCCTAGCATTGTAATAGTTGGCAAAGCCAAGAATACTAAGGGAAAGCAGCAGACCGCAAATGACGAAAAGAATTACTTTGGCGGTTAGGCTACTTTGGATCTGTTTACAAAAAGACACTTTTTATCACCCCGATTGTTAAATTATAGTCATCGTAACAAAAGATGTGTTGTTTAGCAATAACTATATAATAAAATGGGCATCTCTTGGCAAGAGATGCCCAGAAAAAAGCTTTTATTTACCAGAGGCGTTGGGGAACTCCAGGACCTACAGGCAGTCCCATGAGATACCAGAAGATAAACAAGGCGTACCACATGGCGAAGAAGGAAAGGGCGTAAGGCATCATCAAGGATAAATAGGTGCCGATGCCGGATTCTTCTTTGTACTTTTTCAGCGTGTCCAAGAAAAGAGGCAGGAAGGGATTAACAACCTGAATGGTGTTGAAGGCGCCGTCGCCAGCTCGGAAGGCCACCTGGATGAATGCGGGGTGGTAGCCTAAAAGCATGAACATAGGCACGAACACCGGCGAAAGCAGCGACCAAATGGCGGAACCGCTAGCGATAAAGAGCCCCATGAATTGGCCGAAAAGCATAAAGCAAAGGAGAGCCGGTAAGCCGGTCATGCCGATACTTTTCAAAAATTCTGCTCCAGAAGTAGCAATAAGAGTAGAAATGTTTGTCCAGCTAAAGGCGGCGATAAACTGGGCAATGGCGAAAACCATGACCAAGAAACCAGCTAGGCCGCGAACGCATTCGGTCATCATTTTGACGTCGTCGTCGCCGCTTTTGATGGTGCGCGCTTTGATACCGTAGGTTAAACCGACTGTAAGGAAAAAGAGAAAGAGCAGCGGCACGATGCCTTTAATAAAGGGAGAGCCAGGAATGCCGCCAGTTGCAGGATTGCGCAAAAGCGCCCCTTCAGGAGCTACCAGAGCGACCAGGATGGCAACAAAAATCAGTGCGCTCCAACCGGCTGCTTTTAAAGAAGACAACTGGAGGCCGGAGGGTTTTTCCAAGACAACCGTTTGGTCACCGATGTATTTGCCCATGCGGGGCTCTACAAATTTTTCCGTGACAATAGTAGTTAAAATTGCTAAATAGAAAACGGCAAAGCACATGAAATACCAGTTGTCTACTGGCGTGACGACCATGTTGGGGTCGACAATTTTAGCGGCTTGCGTCGTAATGCCGGAGAGCAGTACGTCGGTGGTGACGATTAAGATATTAGCGGTAAAGCCGGAGTAAATCGCCGCCAAAGAACAAGCGAACCCGACGAAGGGATGCCGACCCATCGAATAAAAGACCATCGCCGCAATCGGCGGGACGACGACAATAGCGGCGTCCGAGGCCAAGTGACTCATAAAACTCATGATAATGATCGTAAAAGTAATAAAACGCTTAGGAATGGTATGTATAGCAGTTTTAATCAGGCTTTCCATGAGACCGGTTTTTTCAACTAAACCAATGCCCAGCGTTAAAACCAGAATCATGCCGAGGGGAGGAAAGTTAATGTAGTTTTTGACCATGTCGGTCATAAACCAATGCAGCCCTTCTTGGCTAAAGAGGCTTTTGATAGGAATGACTTTGTGCGTCAGCGGATGAATGGCAGTTACATTTTGAGAAGCCAATACAGCAGATAAGGCGGCCAAAGCAAAAATAAGCAAGAGGAATAAAATAGCCGGATTGGGCAAGCGGTTGCCGACGACTTCCAAGCCGCGCAAAAAGCTGCCCCGATTGTCTGTTGTGTCAGACGCATACGAGGGATGACTCATAATAAACAGATCCTCCTTTGACGTAAATGATTAGTGCGCAATGCGGTTAAGTTGGAAAAGAAAGAGCGGAAAACGTCACCTCCCAAAAGGATTTTTAAGGACATTTCCTAAAAATCAAGAAAAAACAGGCGTTTTAACAGTGACTTCCGGTTGTTTTAATGCCAGCAAAGCCGTCTGATACAAAATAGCTACGCCGTGAAGCAACGCCGCTTCGTCGATTTCAAAATAAGGACTGTGCAGGCCGTGATTTTCTTTGTCCTTGAAGCCGCAGCCCAGCCAAAAGAAGCTGCCGGGAACTTGCACTAGGTATTTGGAAAAGTCTTCGGCTGCTAAGACCGGCTTGACTTCGGTGTGCACCTGGTCAGCGCCGAGAACGTTTATGGCCGCTTGTGTCAAAAGCGCGGTAGGCTGGGGCCAGTTGTTAAGAACCGGGTATCCATGCTGATAATTAAGACGGTAAGAGCCTCCTTGGGAAGCAGTCATACCAGCGAGAATACGATCAATTTTAGTGGGCAAGGTACTGCGTACCGATTCCGAAAGCGTACGGACCGTTCCTTCTAGGGATACTTCTCTGGCAATGACATTATAACGGTCGCCACCGTGAATTTGGCCGATGTTGATGGTTGCCGTCTCTAAAGGATCTAATTGGCGGCTTAAGATGTGGCTGATGCCCTGCAACACGTCGGCGGCAATGGTAATGGCGTCAACGCCATGCTGCGGCTGACCGGCATGAGCGCCTTCTCCGAGAATGGTAATGCTAAGCCGATCGGAAGCCGCCATCAGAGCGCCTGGACGCAAGCCGATTTCGCCGCAAGGGAGGTCCGGCCACAGGTGCAGGCCAAAAATGGCGGAAACGTCATCAAGAAGACCTGCTTCCAGAAAGAAATGAGCGCCTCCTTCGGGAGCGGCTTCTTCGGCGGATTGGAAAAAGAGTTTCACAGTGCCGGCCAATTGCCGTCGATTATTGTGCAGCAAGCTGGCTAAGCCGAGTAATATGGCCATGTGGCCGTCATGGCCGCATGCATGCATGGCGCCTTCATGCTCGGAATGGAATTCGGAGTCTACTTCTTCACGGATGGATAGGGCATCCATGTCGGCGCGAAAAGCAATGACAGGACCGGGCTGACCGCCGTGAATCACAGCACACACTCCGTGGTGGCTGCTGAAAGTTTGCACGGAGAGCCCGATCTTTTGCAATTCCGCGGCAACCGCTTGGGACGTTTTTTCTTCTTTGTAGCTGGCTTCCGGGATGCGGTGCAGCTGTCTGCGCCAAGCAATCAGTTGACGTTCCAGTTGAGTCAGGGTCGATTTGTCAAACATAATAAGCACCTCTGTGTATAAACGTTAGAAAGCGTCGTTCCTTATGCACTTGCAGAACCCAATTGTTCTTTTTTGTGCTTTCTTAAACGTATCATACCATACATTTAAAGACGTTTTAAAGACATTTCCAAAAATAAAACCAAAAAAATAATGAAAAAACAGAAAAAATACAAAATCCAAAAAAATAGAGCCCTCCACTTTCGTGAAGAGCTCCGTTGCTCATTGCTTTAAATTATCCTTAGTATATACTTCCTGAATGGTAGTGTCAACCCTCAGACGAGGTTTCGCCGGTTGCCGGCTGTAGAAGTTTTTGCCAATGAATGGAGTATAGCTTGCGGGGCCGGCCTTTACTGAGCAGTTCTTCACCAGTGACATCGGCTAAGCCTTGGTGCGTTAAGGTTGTCAGCAAGCGACGGGCGCTGCGCGTGGTAATGCCCAGGTGAAACGCCAGATCGTCCGCAGCCAGAGTGTCGCGTTTCAGTTGGTCTAAGGCAGCGAATAATTTATTGACAGTAGTGCGGCTGAGACTCAGCTTTTCGGCAAAATGCTGGCAAACCGAATCACTGGCGCGCAAAGAATATTTTAAATGCGTAGGGGAGCTGAGGGGGCCGACGGCCTCCCGGCTGTCGGTAACCGCCATCCATAAGCCTTTGCCGGCACGTTTCGCCAGACCCAAGGCGTGAAAGGCGTTTTCTTCCGCCACATAGGCAGTAGGCCCAAAGCCGATACCGCCGCTGACTTTCGCGCTGACGTGACGGGTGATTTCGTCGAAACAGGGCAGGACGGTCAATTCCTCTGTCCATTTTTCCAGAATGCCTCGCGTGGAGTAGAGCGTGTATTGACCATCGCCGCGGACAACGATGGAGCCTTGCAGTTGTTTGGCGTAATCTACCAAAATTTCATAAAGGCGCAGTTCTATTTTTTTGGCGGCATAGCTGGAAGAATTGCGCACCATATCGTCGTAGTCGTCAATCGTAATTTGCTGAATGGCCAGTTGTCCGCCTTTAAAGCGTTCCGCCCGCACCGCATTCAGGGCCACTTCGATGGTAGTGCGGATGTTGCTGCGCGTAGGCCAGATGCGGAAAACCGGCACGCCAAGTTCTTTGAGCTTTTCATACGTAGCTAAGTAGCAGGTGACGGCAATATGGCTTTGGCCGCTTTGCCAGAGCTGGTAATGATAGTCGGTTAGCTCGGCGGCGGTGACAATATCTTCGGTTTCGTGCAGGAACAGCTTTGGCAGAGGCATGTTGGCATCCAGAAAGGTTTCTTCGATTTCCTGGCGGTTGAAGGTGTCAAAGCTGATGCTATCTACTTCTAAATGAGCCATATGCGTGATCTGCAATAGCGCCCGATAGAGGCTGGAGCCGATATGAGGAATATAGAAGCAGGGGATGTTTAGACCGAGGCGTTGCGCATGTTTATAAGGAGAGATGCCGGAGAAAAGCCAGAAATCAAACTCCTCCAAGTGCTGCTGGACAATGTCAGGCACTTCTGCGGCGTTTTTGTAGACAAAAGGAGTGGATACGATCTGGTCCTCCCATTCTAAAGCGACAGGATACGTTAAAGCGACTGAGTCGGCAGGGCCGACCAAAGCCAGGCGAAGTTTTTCCATACGTAATACCTCTATTCTTTAGCCGATGTTGGATTACTTCTTGATTTAATACGTATTCGCCTTTAACTCTAAAATTCCTGTAAAAAAAGACCCACCGGCGTGTTGGCGGTGGGGAGCAAGACTCGCTGCCGGGGCTGCAGTCGGAGAACTGCAGCTAGAGAGGGTGCTGCACAGGGGGCGCAGCAAACCAGCGAGTACCTTTATCATACGGTAGACACAGGGAAGCGGCAATGGACATCGTTGCACCATGATAGAAGGATGCTAACCATTCAATAATGACGGAGGCGGGGAAAAGGCTAAGGCCTCTTCCGCCGGGAGCGGTTTGGCGAGAAGATAGCCTTGAATCAAATCGCAGCCCATGGCGCAAAGACGCTGGAATTGTTCTTCCGTTTCTACGCCTTCCGCGACAACGGAGAGCTTCATGTCGTGCGCCAGGCGAATCATGGCGCGAACAATCGCTTGATTTTGCTCGGTATGATGTTTTTGCAAAAAGGTTTTATCCAGCTTGAGACGGTCAATGGGCAGTTGATTAAGATAGGTTAAAGAGGAATAACCGGTGCCAAAATCGTCCAGGGAAATGCTCAAGCCAGTCTCACGCAGCTCTTGCAGTTTTAAGACGTGCTCGTCAAAGGATTCCATGAGAATGGATTCCGTCAATTCTAGCTCCAGCCACTCAGGGGGAATGTTTTCTTCCGCTAAAATACGCCGGACCCGCTGCGTGAAATCGGTCTGCATAAGTTGGCGGCCGGAAATATTGACCGCTACTCGGATCGGCGCCCCTTGCGGCGATCGCTGCCGCAAGAATCGGCAGGCGCTGCGCAGCACCCATTCGCCGATCGGCAGGATCAGGCCTGTTTCTTCGGCGAGGGGGATGAATTCCAGCGGCGAGACCAAGCCCCGTTCCGGATGTTGCCAGCGGATGAGGGCTTCAAAGGCAGTGACTTGACCGCTGGGCAGGTCCAATTGGGGCTGGAAATAAAGGAGAAACTGCCTGGCGGTCAAAGCCTGGTGCAACTGGCTTTCCAATTGAATACGCCGGATCATGGCCTCCTGCATGGCAGGCTCATAAAGACGCCAGGTTTTTTTGCCGGCGCTTTTGGCGCGGTTGAGGGCGGTGTCGGCGTTGCGCAGCACATCGTCCGCAGACAGATCGTTATTTAAAGGACATATGCCTAGACTGGCGGACAGCGGCAAAGAGGTGCCGCGGACAATGAGCGGACGGCTGCAAAGATCGAGAATGCGCTGCGCCCATTCATCTACTTCGCGTGTTGTTAAGGGGCCGAGTAAAACCGTAAATTCATCGCCGCCCAGACGGGTGGTCATAGCTTCGGTCGGCAGCAAACTTTGCAGGCGGTGCGCCACTTCTAACAGAACATCATCACCGCAGGCATGGCCCCAGGAATTGTTGATGAACTTGAAATTATCCAGGTCGAAAAGAAATAGAGTGTGTCGCTTTTCGCCGAGCTGCTGCGGCAGCAGCTCGGTTAACTTTTCTAGAAGACTGGCGCGGTTTGGCAAATTGGTCAGGGTATCGTGATAGGCCATGTGACGGATGCGTTCCTCCTGCTTTTTACGAGACGTAATGTCTGTGTAGGAGCCGCACATGCGCAGGGGCTTGTTTTGTTCGTCAAAGAGCGCTTTGCCTCGTTCTAAAACCCAACAATAACGTCCATTCGGCAGGCGAAAGCGGTACTCGAATGAAAAATAAGAGCTCTGCTTTAGTAAATGCTGCCGCATCGCTTGTCGCCGTCCTGGCAGATCTTCGGGATGAATATGTTGCAGCCAGCGCTGAATGCTGTCTTCATAGGCTACCGAAGGGAAGCCTATGCGCTCCGCCCAATGCGGCGAAACAACGACCTGTTTGCGTACAAGATCCCAATCCCAGATGGCGTCGTTCGAACCGGCCATGGCTAAACGATAGCGATCTTCGCTCTCACGCAGTGAGGCTTGGCTGCTTTCCAGTTCGCGCACTTTCAATTTTAGCTCGTCTTCAGCTTGTGACAGTTGAGTATAGAGGGATTCCAGCTCCTCGTAATTAGCCTGCAGCTCTTCATATACGTCGGAAAGGTGCTGTTTGTCTTGTTTGTGCCGGGTGATGTCGCGGGCGACGATGACCAGCACGTCTTGGGTGGGCAACTGTACCCAGGTAAGGGTGATTTCCACGGGCACTTCTTTATTGCCGCAGCATTGCAGCAAACATTCCTGGGTTTTGGCGATTAATTCCACCGGCGTATCCGGCGTCATGTTTTCCGGGAGTTCTAGATCTAGCCAGTTTTGGATGGGAGCGCCTACCACTTCCTGAGCGCCGGCGCAATTGCGGGCGGCGGCATTGGCGTCAAGAATAAGATGACTGGCGCGGTCTACTAGGAAAATAGCGTCATGCGCTTGATCAAGAAGCAAACGAAAGCGCTCCAGATCCGCCATGCGCGCTTGAAGTTCGGGATAATAGTTCTTGCGCAGCGAGTCTTCGCCTAAGCCAATCAAAAGTTCGCGGGTGAATTTGTTGTGGTCTTCAGAGCGCCTGTTCATAAATAGCCTCCAGCTCTTCCAGCGTCAAATCACGGGGGTTGGTGGCAAGACAGGCGTCATTGCTGGCATGTTCGGCTAAAAGCGGCAAATGTTCTTTTTTTACGCCTAAGTCGCCTAACGTCCGGCTGACGCCTAAGCGGCGGCGGAGGTCTTCGATATAGCTGCAGAGGAGATGGCCGCTTTCTTGGGGAGACAGATCCGCTACGGGAAGCTGCAGAGCAAGAGCGATTTGCTGGTAACGTTCCGGGCAGACTTCCATATTGCTGCGAATGACCGGCGCTAGTAAAATGGCGTTGCATTCGCCATGAGGCAGGTCTAAAAAACCGCCTAGGCTGTGAGCCATGGCGTGGACTGCGCCTAAAATGGCGTTGGAGAAGGCGAGACCGGCTTCCAGGCTGGCCAAAAGCATGTGGCTGCGCGCTACAAGGTGGTTTGGCTCGGCCCAGGCGGTGGGCAGCGATAAGCCAATTAAGCGGATGGCTTCTAAGGCGTGGAGATCGGTAATCGGCGAACTAGCGTTGGAAACATAAGCTTCAATGGCGTGCGTTAGCGCATCCAGGCCGGTGCAGGCGGTTAGCTCCGGGGACATAGTGACGGTGAGCTCTGGATCGATCAAGGCGGTGTCGGGCACGACGGCTTTGCTGACAATAGCGATCTTAGTGCGGCGGTTTTCGGCCATAATAATAGCAAATTGAGAAACCTCCGAGGCGGTGCCGCTGGTAGTGGGCAGGCATAAAAGAGGCGGCATGGGGCGTAAAATGCGGTCTACGCCTTCAAAGTCCAGCACATGGCCTCCGTTGGAGCTGACAATGCCGATGCCTTTAGCGCAGTCCATGACACTGCCGCCGCCGATGGCGACAATGGCGTTGCAATGTTCCTGTTGAAAAAGTTTAGCGCCCTCCATCGCTTCTGCCGAACGAGGATTGGGCGTAACTTGATCAAAAAGAACGCTTTCCAAGCCCGCTGCGGTCAGAAGCTGGCGCATTTCTTGAATCCAGTGCGTATGCTCCCGGAGAAATTTGTCGGTCACCAAGAGCACTTTGCGAGCGCCGCAGTTTTTGGCGTAGCGCCCAACAAGTTTGCGGGCGCCTAGACCAAAAATAAATTCCGGCGCGACAAATTTTCGCAACTCCAGCAGGGATTGCGTGTCTTTATTCATGGCGGCCAACCTCCTTGAGAATATAAAAATATTGAATTGAACAGGAGTAGAGTGAGTAGAGGGAGGGTTACGAGAAAAAACTATAAAATAAGGAATCACTTCGACATGGGTCAAAGTGATTCCTTCATAATGACAGAAAAATCAGAGAAAACAGAGAGCTATGGTTTTATTGTCCGTTCCCCCGTATTTCTTGCAGCGCTTTAGCAACAAAGCCGCTTCCTTGCTCCAGAGCTATGCGGGCTTTATTCGCATCTACGCATCCCAGTAGCATGACAATGGCGGTTTTAGCATGGCCGTCGGCAGCGGCGACGGCAGCGGCGACGGCTGCGGTATCTTCGCCGGTGGCGGTTTGGACAATGCGGAGCACTCGTTGCCGCAGTTTTTCGTTGCTGGCCTTTACGTCGACCATGAGATTGCCGTAGACTTTGCCTAAAAGAATCATGGCCGTCGTGGAGAGCATATTAAGTACCATCTTTTGGGCGCTGCCGGCTTTCATGCGCGTTGAGCCAGTGATGACCTCGGGGCCGGTGACTACGGTAATGGCAAGCTCCGCCGCTGCGCTGATCGGCGAGTGAGGCGAGCAGGCCAAAGCGACGGTGCGGCAGCCAAGAGCGCGGGCGTAGCCAAGAGCTCCCAGTACATAGGGAGTCCGGCCACTAGCGGCAATGCCGACAACCATATCTTTGGCCGTAAGGTTTTTGGCTTTGAGATCTTCTTCTCCTAATTCTGGACGGTCTTCGGCGGCTTCTACCGAACGGAATACCGCTGAAGGGCCTCCGGCAATAAGGCCTTGAATTTGCTCCGGGTTGGTGCCGTACGTAGGCGGACATTCGCTGGCGTCGAGAATGCCCAAACGCCCGCTGGTACCGGCGCCGATGTAAAAGAGGCGGCCTCCTTGGGCGAGCGCTTCGGCAATCCACATTGCGCCTTGAGCGATGGCCTCTAAAGCCGGGGCGATGGCTGCGGTGAGTGCGGCGTCTTCCTGATGAATGCGGCGGACGATGTCGAGCGGTGTTAATTGATCGATGTCGGCGGTGGCGCGATTTTGCTCTTCTGTAGCGAGTGATTCTAGGGCGATGGTCATGGCGTACCTCCTGCAGAATTTTCAAAAGCGAAGGAACTTCCTGGCTCAAGATAGTCAAGCAGGAAAAGTTCTGTCGGCTCAATACGGGCGACTACGTTGACCCGCGGGTCGGCAGGTAAATCCTGCAGCACGATTTGCAGCTCTCCTTGATAACGGCCATAGCTGCTGTTGTCGATGGTAACGCTGCCTTTGAGGCGCGGCTGCGCCGGGCGAGGCGGCACCTCTTCGGTGCAAAGGCCGCGGGCCTCTTGCGAGCGGACACAGACAGCGCCGGGGTCGTGGCGATTGGTATGGGGCGCATTCAGCAGTAGGCGTTCTATGGGGGAAAGCTCCGGCTCTACTTGAAGGCGTAGTGAAAGAAGCTGCGCTTCGACACGTCCTACGGCCAGCAGTTCTTCCTCTGTCGCCAAGGGGTCGCCGAAGAAAATGCCTTGCACTAGACCGCAGGCGGCCAGTTCTTTGGCGGCCGCCTGCGCCGGCAAGGTTCGGTGGGCTTCTAGCGTGGGCAAGCCGGCGAAGAGAGGCCCTCGCGGATTGTGAAGGGAAGGAACGAAAGCCGCTACTTCAATGCCATGGGAGGCAAAAAGACGGCAGCGCTCGGAGAAAAGCCGCCAGGACAGGCCGGTTTCCGGGCGAGGATAATAGTTGTGACAGCTTTGTAGGCGAGAAGCGTAGACGCCATGGTCTAGAAGCTGCTGCAAATCTGCTGCGGTAGTTGTACTGGTATTAAGGCAAATAGACCACTGCTGTTCATGAGTAAGGGATACGATATCGTCGCAGGTGAAGCCGTCATCCAAGCGCAAGGACGTTAGCCTCAAACGAGCTAAGGCGGCGGTGTTTTGCAGCGAGCCGCCGAAAAAGCGGAAGGTACGCGGTGAAATGTCGGCGGTAACGGCAAAATCCAGTTCTTTTGCCTTTTCTAAAATGGCGTCTAGCTCCGCCAGCAGCGTTTGGTTATCGGCCTCCGGTATATGGAGGGAAGTGAAAAGTTCACTGAAACCAGCTGCTTTGGCGGTTTCTAGGTACTGCAAACTGTCAGCGAGGGGGTGTCCCATGCCGGCAAATAGAGAAATGCCTTTTTTTATCTTTTTCATGCTTCTGCCTCCTCCGACGTTTCTACGGGATCTTCAAAGCCGACGAGCCATGTGGCGCAAAAACCGCCGGTATAGGCGATAACTAGGCCCAGCAGATAATGCATGAGGCTGTCCGGTTGGATGAGAAAAGCTAAGGGCAGGCCTGATACGCCCATGGAAATGGAAGCCGTATGCATAGCCGCCTGATAGGCTCCGCCGAAGGCGGCACCTAGACACGCTGT
This sequence is a window from Anaeromusa acidaminophila DSM 3853. Protein-coding genes within it:
- a CDS encoding methyl-accepting chemotaxis protein → MSFCKQIQSSLTAKVILFVICGLLLSLSILGFANYYNARSILINDAEELLVEQSTGYAKEVSLWLNASEQEVSLLSTMPSIVNGDTDAALAFLREEAKRNPNFLRFWLVDTQGRAIHSTGDRTNIADRAYFKQVMSTGKPLITDPIISKVEGKTVISIVAPIKKNGQITGVIGGTLTVDTLMKRLGEIRFAQSGFAFMIQKDGLLISHPDKEKVMKQNLLKDEAIPASIKALGEKMTRGEEGLGQYDAVGGSHYLAYAPIEGTSWSLALEVPKEEVTAKLSAFTFISIGLSLIILVLTCAAGAFAARRLIRPITRLNEQVEFMAQGDLTVASGNQASARSDSADELQLLSANFASMAENMRHLVQRVAQSSEQLAASSQQLTASTDQSAQAVNQVAESISLVASSADAQQHSMQDALHTVEETSLHINNLAKNSSQIVATVTSTSTAAASGDASIAAATQQMAAISQSVSRSAQVVTNLGARSQEIGQIIDTISGIASQTNLLALNAAIEAARAGEQGRGFAVVAEEVRKLAEQSQEAAKKIAQLIGEIQSETATAVAAMNAGTKEVEQGNHVVATAGDSFREISSFITSISEQVTAMSEAFSAITKGNEAMVSSIRTIDEHSRKTSEQTQTVSAATEEQSASMEEIASSSQALSCMAEELRETVAKFKI
- a CDS encoding AbgT family transporter; this translates as MSHPSYASDTTDNRGSFLRGLEVVGNRLPNPAILFLLLIFALAALSAVLASQNVTAIHPLTHKVIPIKSLFSQEGLHWFMTDMVKNYINFPPLGMILVLTLGIGLVEKTGLMESLIKTAIHTIPKRFITFTIIIMSFMSHLASDAAIVVVPPIAAMVFYSMGRHPFVGFACSLAAIYSGFTANILIVTTDVLLSGITTQAAKIVDPNMVVTPVDNWYFMCFAVFYLAILTTIVTEKFVEPRMGKYIGDQTVVLEKPSGLQLSSLKAAGWSALIFVAILVALVAPEGALLRNPATGGIPGSPFIKGIVPLLFLFFLTVGLTYGIKARTIKSGDDDVKMMTECVRGLAGFLVMVFAIAQFIAAFSWTNISTLIATSGAEFLKSIGMTGLPALLCFMLFGQFMGLFIASGSAIWSLLSPVFVPMFMLLGYHPAFIQVAFRAGDGAFNTIQVVNPFLPLFLDTLKKYKEESGIGTYLSLMMPYALSFFAMWYALFIFWYLMGLPVGPGVPQRLW
- a CDS encoding M20 metallopeptidase family protein, with product MFDKSTLTQLERQLIAWRRQLHRIPEASYKEEKTSQAVAAELQKIGLSVQTFSSHHGVCAVIHGGQPGPVIAFRADMDALSIREEVDSEFHSEHEGAMHACGHDGHMAILLGLASLLHNNRRQLAGTVKLFFQSAEEAAPEGGAHFFLEAGLLDDVSAIFGLHLWPDLPCGEIGLRPGALMAASDRLSITILGEGAHAGQPQHGVDAITIAADVLQGISHILSRQLDPLETATINIGQIHGGDRYNVIAREVSLEGTVRTLSESVRSTLPTKIDRILAGMTASQGGSYRLNYQHGYPVLNNWPQPTALLTQAAINVLGADQVHTEVKPVLAAEDFSKYLVQVPGSFFWLGCGFKDKENHGLHSPYFEIDEAALLHGVAILYQTALLALKQPEVTVKTPVFS
- a CDS encoding sensor domain-containing protein, whose amino-acid sequence is MNRRSEDHNKFTRELLIGLGEDSLRKNYYPELQARMADLERFRLLLDQAHDAIFLVDRASHLILDANAAARNCAGAQEVVGAPIQNWLDLELPENMTPDTPVELIAKTQECLLQCCGNKEVPVEITLTWVQLPTQDVLVIVARDITRHKQDKQHLSDVYEELQANYEELESLYTQLSQAEDELKLKVRELESSQASLRESEDRYRLAMAGSNDAIWDWDLVRKQVVVSPHWAERIGFPSVAYEDSIQRWLQHIHPEDLPGRRQAMRQHLLKQSSYFSFEYRFRLPNGRYCWVLERGKALFDEQNKPLRMCGSYTDITSRKKQEERIRHMAYHDTLTNLPNRASLLEKLTELLPQQLGEKRHTLFLFDLDNFKFINNSWGHACGDDVLLEVAHRLQSLLPTEAMTTRLGGDEFTVLLGPLTTREVDEWAQRILDLCSRPLIVRGTSLPLSASLGICPLNNDLSADDVLRNADTALNRAKSAGKKTWRLYEPAMQEAMIRRIQLESQLHQALTARQFLLYFQPQLDLPSGQVTAFEALIRWQHPERGLVSPLEFIPLAEETGLILPIGEWVLRSACRFLRQRSPQGAPIRVAVNISGRQLMQTDFTQRVRRILAEENIPPEWLELELTESILMESFDEHVLKLQELRETGLSISLDDFGTGYSSLTYLNQLPIDRLKLDKTFLQKHHTEQNQAIVRAMIRLAHDMKLSVVAEGVETEEQFQRLCAMGCDLIQGYLLAKPLPAEEALAFSPPPSLLNG
- the ercA gene encoding alcohol dehydrogenase-like regulatory protein ErcA, with amino-acid sequence MNKDTQSLLELRKFVAPEFIFGLGARKLVGRYAKNCGARKVLLVTDKFLREHTHWIQEMRQLLTAAGLESVLFDQVTPNPRSAEAMEGAKLFQQEHCNAIVAIGGGSVMDCAKGIGIVSSNGGHVLDFEGVDRILRPMPPLLCLPTTSGTASEVSQFAIIMAENRRTKIAIVSKAVVPDTALIDPELTVTMSPELTACTGLDALTHAIEAYVSNASSPITDLHALEAIRLIGLSLPTAWAEPNHLVARSHMLLASLEAGLAFSNAILGAVHAMAHSLGGFLDLPHGECNAILLAPVIRSNMEVCPERYQQIALALQLPVADLSPQESGHLLCSYIEDLRRRLGVSRTLGDLGVKKEHLPLLAEHASNDACLATNPRDLTLEELEAIYEQAL
- the murQ gene encoding N-acetylmuramic acid 6-phosphate etherase — translated: MTIALESLATEEQNRATADIDQLTPLDIVRRIHQEDAALTAAIAPALEAIAQGAMWIAEALAQGGRLFYIGAGTSGRLGILDASECPPTYGTNPEQIQGLIAGGPSAVFRSVEAAEDRPELGEEDLKAKNLTAKDMVVGIAASGRTPYVLGALGYARALGCRTVALACSPHSPISAAAELAITVVTGPEVITGSTRMKAGSAQKMVLNMLSTTAMILLGKVYGNLMVDVKASNEKLRQRVLRIVQTATGEDTAAVAAAVAAADGHAKTAIVMLLGCVDANKARIALEQGSGFVAKALQEIRGNGQ
- a CDS encoding DUF871 domain-containing protein yields the protein MKKIKKGISLFAGMGHPLADSLQYLETAKAAGFSELFTSLHIPEADNQTLLAELDAILEKAKELDFAVTADISPRTFRFFGGSLQNTAALARLRLTSLRLDDGFTCDDIVSLTHEQQWSICLNTSTTTAADLQQLLDHGVYASRLQSCHNYYPRPETGLSWRLFSERCRLFASHGIEVAAFVPSLHNPRGPLFAGLPTLEAHRTLPAQAAAKELAACGLVQGIFFGDPLATEEELLAVGRVEAQLLSLRLQVEPELSPIERLLLNAPHTNRHDPGAVCVRSQEARGLCTEEVPPRPAQPRLKGSVTIDNSSYGRYQGELQIVLQDLPADPRVNVVARIEPTELFLLDYLEPGSSFAFENSAGGTP